A region of the Roseiflexus sp. RS-1 genome:
GCTCCCGTATCCGAAACAACCCGGCAGCTGGTACCATGCCACGAAAGTGCACGACAGCACCAACATTCTCCTTGCATGCCGCATCTGGGGGCTGCGCGCGACCGATCTGAATCAGGGGGTGGTCTACGGCGTCGAGACGCCGGAAACAACTCTGGATCCGCGTCTGGCGACGCGCTTCGATTACGATGGGGTTTTCGGTACGGCGCTCAATCGATTCCTGGTGCAGGCAGTCGTCGGGCTGCCGCTGACGGTGTACGGCAAGGGCGGGCAGACGCGCGGCTTCCTCGATATTCGCGATACGCTGGCGTGCGTCGAACTTGCGATCCTCAATCCGGCGGCGCGCGGCGAGTTGCGTGTGTTCAATCAGTTCACCGAGCAGTTCGATGTCGCCGGTCTCGCCGAGGCAGTGCGCGAAGCGGCGCAGGAGTTCGGTTTCGATGTGACGATCAATCACCTGCCGAACCCGCGCGTCGAGAAGGAAGAGCACTACTACAACGCCGCCAATACGCGCCTGCTGGACCTTGGACTGAAGCCGCACTATCTGAGCGAGACACTGCTCGAATCGGTGATGCGCGTGGTGATGCAGCACCGTGATCGGGTGCGTCCAGAGTTGATCATGCCGGCGGTCAACTGGCGCCGCACGCATAATCCTCTTATTCCCACCGAGGAAGTGGTGACCGGTCAGGCGTCAGTTACCGAATCGTAGCAGGTCTTAAGGCTTAGGATCCGCTCCAGCCCGCGCCGGCGGGCTTCGCCCTGGCGAGCCGAGGGCGTATGGTCTTTGAGGAAATAATCCGCTCTCGCCCGCGCTGGCGGGCTTCGCCCTGGCGAGCCGAGGGCGTATGGTCTTTGAGGAAATAATCCGCTCTCGCCCGCGCTGGCGGGCTTCGCCCTGGCGAGCCGAGGGCGTATGGTCTTTGAGGAAATAATTCGCCAAAGCCCGCGCAGGCGGGCTTTGCATTCCATAGCCGAGGGCTTCAGCCCCACGGCACGAAGCGCATACGGGGGGCGCAGCGCACCTCATGGTCTTTGAAGAAATAATCCGCTCTCGCCCGCGCAGGCGGGCTTCGCACCGGATAGCCAGGGGCTCATGCGGGGAGCGAGGTGTCGCTTCTCAACCTTCAACCTCTTCCCGTCACATACGCCCGCACCTCGGATGCAGGTATGCGCACCTGTTGCATGGTATCGCGGTCGCGCACGGTGACGGTGCCATCTTCGAGCGACTGGAAATCGACCGTCACACAGTACGGTGTACCGATCTCGTCCTGGCGACGGTAGAGTTTGCCGATAGCGCCGGTATCATCGTAGACGGTGCGAAAGGAACTGCCGCTCTGGATCGCCGTGCGCAGTTCGCGCGCCATGGCAACCAGACCTTCGTGGTTGCGCTTGAGTGGAAAGACAGCGACGCGGATCGGTGCGAGATGCGGTTTCAGATGCAACACAGTACGGAAGTATTCATCGATCGGTCCCTGTGCCTGACCACGCAATTTCTTTCCGATGTCGATCTGATCCGCGCCCGGCATTGCCAGCAACGTCTCGATCTGCGGCATGGTCTCTGGCAGTCCCGCGAGGATTGCCTGTCCGCGTTCAACAAGTGCGTCGCGTATTTCGGACGCCAGTTTTTCGTTTCTGCCGACCGACTTGAGGAATGCTTCGAGTGCGTCGGTAACGGCGTGCACTCGTTCAGGAGGAGGCGCTTTGACCATCTGCTCATCGTAGGCTTCTGCAAGCACTGCCAGGAAACAACGCCCCACACCAGCCGACGGTTCGATCACGAAGGGCACGATATGCCGCCTGCTCTCCGGATCGTAGTAGGTCAGCCTGGCGGTGCTATCGCGGTTGGGATTGGCGCGCGCCGTCAGGTTGAGCGTCTCCTGGTCGCGGCTGTGTGAACCGAGGTCATAGTCGGTGCGACTGGCGATCCCTTCGACTTCCTCATACCCCAGGGTCGGGTAGTCGTACATCAGGTCGAAGGTGCGTTTGGAATAGTGCGCCAGTTCGTCGGGCGGCACGTCGTAAATCTTGATGCGCGCGCGCGGGATGCCGATGCTCTCCCACCAGGCGAGCCGATCTTCCAGCCAGCGCTGGTGCCATTCGTCCTCGGTTCCGGGCATTACGAAGTATTCGATCTCCATCTGCTCGAACTCGCGCACACGGAAGAGAAAGTTGCGCGGGTTGATCTCATTGCGGAACGCTTTGCCAACCTGTGCGATGCCAAACGGCAGTTTACGACTGCTGGTCGCCAGCACATTCCCGAAGTTGACGAAGATGCCCTGCGCTGTTTCCGGGCGCAGATACGCAAATGAGTCGGCGTCTGCCACAGGACCGACGGCGGTCTTGAACATCATATTGAACGGTCGCGGTTCGGTCAGGTTGGTTGAACCGCAGTTCGGGCAACGCCCCCTGATGTGATCGGCGCGCCAGCGGCTCTTGCAGTCCCGGCAATCGACCAGCGGATCGTTGAACGTTTCCTCGTGACCGGAATAGCGCCAGGTCAGACGGTTCATCAAAATGGCGGCGTCCAGCCCTTCCATATCGTCGCGCTCATAGACATTGGTGCGCCACCAGGAGGAGATGATATTGTTTTTCAACTCAACCCCCAGTGGTCCCCAGTCGAAGACGCCTTGCAGTCCGCCGTAGATTTCGGAGCTGGGAAACACAAAGCCACGTCGTTTGCAAAGCGAGACCAACTGATCCAAGGTGGTTGCCGGCATAGAACAACTCCTGTTCAATAAAAAAACCAGGCGATCATC
Encoded here:
- a CDS encoding NAD-dependent epimerase/dehydratase family protein, which encodes MRILVLGGDGYLGWPTALHLSQRGHEVAVLDNFSRRLWDHELGAESLTPIETLQQRIAVWRQLTGKIITPFIGDLCDYTFLEPVIRDFQPEAVVHFGEQRSAPYSMIDRQHAVFTHVNNVVGTLNVLYAIADHAPDCHLVKLGTMGEYGTPNIDIEEGYITITHKGRTDTLPYPKQPGSWYHATKVHDSTNILLACRIWGLRATDLNQGVVYGVETPETTLDPRLATRFDYDGVFGTALNRFLVQAVVGLPLTVYGKGGQTRGFLDIRDTLACVELAILNPAARGELRVFNQFTEQFDVAGLAEAVREAAQEFGFDVTINHLPNPRVEKEEHYYNAANTRLLDLGLKPHYLSETLLESVMRVVMQHRDRVRPELIMPAVNWRRTHNPLIPTEEVVTGQASVTES
- a CDS encoding glycine--tRNA ligase, whose amino-acid sequence is MPATTLDQLVSLCKRRGFVFPSSEIYGGLQGVFDWGPLGVELKNNIISSWWRTNVYERDDMEGLDAAILMNRLTWRYSGHEETFNDPLVDCRDCKSRWRADHIRGRCPNCGSTNLTEPRPFNMMFKTAVGPVADADSFAYLRPETAQGIFVNFGNVLATSSRKLPFGIAQVGKAFRNEINPRNFLFRVREFEQMEIEYFVMPGTEDEWHQRWLEDRLAWWESIGIPRARIKIYDVPPDELAHYSKRTFDLMYDYPTLGYEEVEGIASRTDYDLGSHSRDQETLNLTARANPNRDSTARLTYYDPESRRHIVPFVIEPSAGVGRCFLAVLAEAYDEQMVKAPPPERVHAVTDALEAFLKSVGRNEKLASEIRDALVERGQAILAGLPETMPQIETLLAMPGADQIDIGKKLRGQAQGPIDEYFRTVLHLKPHLAPIRVAVFPLKRNHEGLVAMARELRTAIQSGSSFRTVYDDTGAIGKLYRRQDEIGTPYCVTVDFQSLEDGTVTVRDRDTMQQVRIPASEVRAYVTGRG